The Campylobacter concisus sequence AAGCTTCAAGCTCTCTTTTAAAGCAGCCTCGCTTGTAAGGCGAGAGTCAAATTTTATCACTTGATTTTTCTCGTTTTTGTAATAATCGACTACACCTTTTTGGCTATTTAGTAACTCTAAATTTAAGCTTACTTCAGGGTTTAGATAGATATTTTTAAAAATTCTTGGATCGCTTAGGCTAAAGAGTAAAACAAGCCAGATCACGCAAAGCACCACGCAGATGATGGCGAGTACTTTAAAGCCAAAGGCGTGCAAGATATACCCACCAAACGCACCTCCAACAAAGCTTCCTAGATAGCCAAATGAATTAAATACACCAAGGGCTGAGCCTTTTTGTGAGGATTTTACAAATTTTGTTGCAGTTGATTGCATAATGGGCTCGTGAAGGTTAAATCCTATAAAAAATATAGCAACTCCCAAAACGAAGATAAAAAGTGTAAAGCTAATGGCAAAAATAGTGTAGGTTAGGGCAAAAAGTAGCGTACCAGCTATCAAGATGACCTTGCTAAGTCCCTTGCCATCGCCAAGGGCGCCAGCTAGCCCCATAGCCAAAAAGCCAAGCACGGCGCCAAGTGTATAGACCTTGTAAAGCTCGCTACTTTCGTAACCATACTCTTTTACCAAAACGATAGGGATCACCAAAAATGCGATACTTGCTAGCATCTTTTGCATAAAAGAGGTGAAATTTATGATCATGTAGTCTTTTTGTAAAAACAGCTTACCAAATGGCACTTTTTCACTTTTGGCACTCACTTTTATCTCTTTTGGCACAACGGTGTAAAGAAGTACAATGCAAAGTAGGCTAAGAGCGGCACTTAGGTAAAAGAGACTTGAAAGTCCGTAGTCTTTGGCAAGAAGTGGCCCAAGCACCATAGAAAGTGTGAAACTAAGCCCTATAAAAGCGCCCATTATCGCCATAGCTTTTGAGCGTTTTTCTTCTGTTATATAGTCACTTATCATCGCAGTTGCAACTGCTCCGATAGCACCTACACCTTGTAAAAATCTACCAAATAGCATGGTAAAAATATCGCTTGTATGTGCACAA is a genomic window containing:
- a CDS encoding MFS transporter: MLKSVLPLSFIIASRFLGLFIVLPVLSLYALNLRGANEFLVGLIVGVYAISQMIFQVPFGALSDRIGRKKTLTIGLLVFIIGSIICAHTSDIFTMLFGRFLQGVGAIGAVATAMISDYITEEKRSKAMAIMGAFIGLSFTLSMVLGPLLAKDYGLSSLFYLSAALSLLCIVLLYTVVPKEIKVSAKSEKVPFGKLFLQKDYMIINFTSFMQKMLASIAFLVIPIVLVKEYGYESSELYKVYTLGAVLGFLAMGLAGALGDGKGLSKVILIAGTLLFALTYTIFAISFTLFIFVLGVAIFFIGFNLHEPIMQSTATKFVKSSQKGSALGVFNSFGYLGSFVGGAFGGYILHAFGFKVLAIICVVLCVIWLVLLFSLSDPRIFKNIYLNPEVSLNLELLNSQKGVVDYYKNEKNQVIKFDSRLTSEAALKESLKL